One window of the Trifolium pratense cultivar HEN17-A07 linkage group LG2, ARS_RC_1.1, whole genome shotgun sequence genome contains the following:
- the LOC123910886 gene encoding ras-related protein RABB1b, protein MSYDYLFKYIIIGDTGVGKSCLLLQFTDKRFQPVHDLTIGVEFGARMLTIDSRPIKLQIWDTAGQESFRSITRSYYRGAAGALLVYDITRRETFNHLASWLEDARQHANPNMTITLIGNKCDLSHRRAVSKEEGEQFAKENGLLFMEASAKTAQNVEEAFIKTAAKILQNIQDGVFDVSNETCGIKIGYGRPQGQAGGRDGTVAAGGACCS, encoded by the exons ATGTCTTACGATTACCTCTTCAAGTACATCATCATCGGCGACACAG GTGTAGGGAAATCTTGCCTGCTCCTTCAGTTCACCGATAAGAGGTTTCAACCTGTTCATGATCTTACAATTGGTGTTGAATTTGGTGCTCGTATGCTTACCATTGATTCACGACCCATCAAGCTTCAGATATGGGATACT GCTGGCCAAGAGTCTTTTAGATCTATCACTAGATCTTATTACAGAGGAGCAGCTGGGGCACTTCTAGTTTATGACATTACAAG GAGAGAGACCTTTAATCATTTAGCAAGTTGGCTGGAAGATGCTCGACAGCATGCGAATCCTAACATGACAATCACGCTCATAGGGAACAAGTGCGATCTGTCTCACCGAAGGGCGGTGAGCAAAGAAGAGGGAGAGCAATTTGCAAAGGAGAATGGACTTTTATTCATGGAGGCTTCTGCCAAGACAGCACAAAATGTGGAAGAG GCTTTCATAAAGACTGCTGCAAAGATTCTTCAGAACATCCAGGATGGTGTCTTTGATGTGTCCAATGAG ACATGTGGTATAAAAATTGGCTACGGACGTCCACAAGGCCAAGCAGGAGGCAGAGATGGAACTGTTGCTGCAGGAGGTGCATGTTGCAGCTGA